From a region of the Babylonia areolata isolate BAREFJ2019XMU chromosome 21, ASM4173473v1, whole genome shotgun sequence genome:
- the LOC143295904 gene encoding retinol dehydrogenase 12-like: MANNDKMKELMENMPNPDAIFESWWPFIIAGTAGILYGLRSWLRGPKCVGGVQLNGKTVIVTGANSGVGKAAATEFAKRGARLILACRNETEGRATAEELRKETSNINIVFMLLDLASFKSIRAFVDKFNEKEEHLHILVNNAGVMMCPEEKSAEKFELQFAVNYLGTFLLTELLLDKLKSSAPSRIINTTASAANLGEIRFDNINLKGDYTPGKAYAQSKFAVLLYSQHLAERLKDTEVTVNMVNPGVVNSNAHRHMPFKTSRFIRISFSPFVYFLMKTCEDGAQTTVFCATAEELDGVRGKLYKDCQEKEIEESMKDQELQDKLYKASLEWTKLDKSE, from the exons ATGGCTAACAATGATAAGATGAAGGAGTTAATGGAAAATATGCCTAACCCAGACGCAATTTTTGAGTCTTGGTGGCCGTTTATTATAGCAGGCACAGCAGGTATCCTGTACGGATTGAG GTCTTGGCTGCGAGGTCCCAAATGTGTGGGTGGAGTTCAGCTGAATGGAAAGACTGTCATCGTCACTGGAGCAAACTCGGGTGTAGGCAAAGCAGCAGCTACTGAGTTTGCTAAGAGAG GTGCTCGTCTGATTCTGGCCTGCAGGAATGAAACAGAAGGGAGAGCCACTGCTGAGGAGTTACGCAAAGAAACGAGCAACATTAATattgtgttcatgttgttggACTTGGCCTCTTTCAAGTCTATACGAGCCTTTGTTGACAAGTTTAACGAGA AGGAGGAGCATCTCCACATCCTGGTGAACAATGCTGGAGTCATGATGTGTCCAGAGGAGAAGTCGGCTGAGAAGTTTGAACTCCAGTTTGCTGTCAACTACCTGG GCACATTCCTGCTGACGGAACTGTTGCTGGACAAGCTGAAATCCTCGGCGCCGAGCCGCATCATCAACACGACGGCCTCCGCTGCCAACCTTGGGGAGATCCGTTTCGATAACATCAACCTGAAAGGGGACTACACTCCTGGCAAAGCCTACGCCCAGAGCAAGTTTGCTGTGCTGCTGTACTCACAGCATTTGGCTGAGAGGCTGAAAG ACACGGAGGTGACGGTGAACATGGTGAACCCGGGGGTGGTGAACAGCAACGCTCACCGCCACATGCCCTTCAAGACGAGCCGCTTCATCCGCATCagcttctctccctttgtctacTTCCTGATGAAGACCTGTGAGGACGGCGCCCAGACCACCGTCTTCTGCGCCACCGCTGAGGAGCTGGACGGGGTCCGCGGGAAACTTTAcaa ggactgCCAGGAGAAGGAGATAGAGGAGAGCATGAAGGACCAGGAGCTGCAGGACAAGCTGTACAAGGCGTCCTTGGAGTGGACCAAGCTGGACAAGTCggagtga